A window of the Corynebacterium minutissimum genome harbors these coding sequences:
- a CDS encoding cytochrome c biogenesis CcdA family protein: MILAADGVEQSFADAAAAGPLLLGILAAAAAGLVSFASPCVIPLVPGYMSYLASVVGGEVSYDEELGVGVGKRRQWAVVAAAALFVLGFTVVFVLATVSVFGAISALTLNADILMRAGGIITILMGVVFMGVVPVLQKDTRMAPKRWTTWLGAPLLGGVFALGWTPCLGPTLAAILSVSAGTEGTTALRGTILIIGYCLGLGLPFLLVALGSAKAMRTISWMRKHSRAIQIVGGIAMILVGLALLTGLWESFINAIRQWTVSWSESNGTTLI; the protein is encoded by the coding sequence GTGATCCTTGCCGCCGATGGGGTAGAGCAGAGCTTTGCCGACGCCGCCGCAGCCGGCCCTCTACTTCTAGGAATTCTGGCCGCTGCCGCGGCGGGTTTGGTGTCTTTTGCCTCGCCCTGCGTGATTCCCCTCGTGCCCGGCTACATGTCTTACCTCGCCTCCGTGGTCGGCGGTGAGGTGAGTTATGACGAGGAGTTGGGGGTGGGCGTCGGCAAGCGCAGGCAATGGGCCGTCGTCGCTGCCGCAGCACTGTTTGTGCTGGGCTTTACCGTCGTCTTTGTGCTCGCCACGGTGTCCGTCTTCGGTGCCATCTCGGCGCTGACGCTCAACGCGGACATTCTTATGCGCGCTGGCGGCATCATCACCATCCTCATGGGCGTGGTGTTCATGGGCGTGGTGCCGGTGCTGCAAAAAGACACGCGCATGGCGCCGAAGCGCTGGACCACCTGGCTCGGAGCGCCGCTGCTCGGAGGAGTGTTTGCGCTGGGCTGGACTCCCTGCCTAGGGCCCACGCTGGCCGCCATCCTCTCCGTGTCTGCAGGCACTGAGGGCACGACGGCGCTGCGCGGCACCATCCTCATAATTGGATACTGCCTGGGCCTGGGCCTGCCCTTCCTACTCGTGGCACTTGGTTCAGCCAAAGCCATGCGCACCATTTCCTGGATGCGCAAACACTCCCGTGCCATCCAGATTGTCGGTGGCATCGCCATGATCCTCGTGGGCCTAGCCTTGCTGACTGGCCTGTGGGAGAGCTTTATCAACGCCATTCGCCAGTGGACTGTGTCATGGTCTGAGTCCAACGGCACGACGCTGATTTAA